In Humulus lupulus chromosome 7, drHumLupu1.1, whole genome shotgun sequence, the following are encoded in one genomic region:
- the LOC133792800 gene encoding LOB domain-containing protein 15-like produces MSREGLDEIGKRIRSTTDAVVPNIIDNNNNSDHHHHHHYQMGRRVQSFGPPGTLNTITPCAACKLLRRRCAEECPFSPYFSPQEPQKFAAVHKVFGASNVSKMLMELPESQRADAANSLVYEANLRLRDPVYGCMGLISALQQQIQTLQAELNAVRTEILRYKFREATTNSHNHHIVSSTNTSTSTTTTHQAALANLMSPHHHHNHNNIHQGVVSIASLPSQLAISHSTLSPGPPHRLPPPSPPPPPPSIVVSASSTTSSSTSSLYTSTNTTGYSSISSDNVPYFD; encoded by the exons ATGTCCAG GGAGGGATTGGATGAAATAGGAAAGAGGATTAGAAGTACTACTGATGCAGTAGTACCAAATATTATTGATAACAACAATAATtctgatcatcatcatcatcatcattatcaaaTGGGAAGAAGAGTGCAATCATTTGGTCCACCAGGGACTTTGAACACCATTACACCTTGTGCTGCATGTAAGCTTTTGAGAAGAAGATGCGCCGAAGAATGCCCTTTTTCTCCCTACTTTTCACCTCAAGAGCCTCAAAAATTCGCCGCTGTTCACAAAGTTTTTGGTGCAAGTAACGTGTCCAAGATGCTTATG gaATTGCCAGAAAGCCAGAGAGCCGATGCGGCTAATAGTTTGGTTTATGAAGCAAACCTGAGGCTGAGAGATCCAGTCTACGGTTGCATGGGGCTAATCTCAGCATTGCAACAGCAAATCCAAACTTTACAAGCTGAGCTTAATGCAGTAAGGACTGAGATATTGAGATACAAATTTAGAGAGGCCACTACTAATAGTCATAATCATCACATAGTTTCTTCTACTAATACTAGTACTAGCACTACTACTACTCATCAAGCTGCGCTAGCCAATTTAATGTCACCACATCATCACCATAATCATAATAATATTCATCAAGGTGTGGTGTCCATTGCTTCATTACCGTCCCAATTAGCTATTTCTCACTCTACTCTGTCGCCCGGTCCTCCTCACCGGCTGCCACCACCGTCGCCGCCACCTCCTCCGCCTTCTATTGTTGTTTCGGCGTCTTCTACTACTTCTTCTTCAACTTCTTCTCTATATACGTCTACTAATACGACAGGTTATAGCTCCATTTCGAGCGACAATGTTCCCTATTTTgattaa